In one window of Candidatus Sulfuricurvum sp. RIFRC-1 DNA:
- a CDS encoding DUF465 domain-containing protein produces MLHEYRDVITHIKQNDAANAHFLKIFDRHNDLDNQIAKAESGEVPMSDVELENLKKEKLLLKDEAYAMIIEYKKANNL; encoded by the coding sequence ATGTTGCACGAATACCGTGATGTAATCACCCACATAAAACAAAATGATGCGGCAAATGCCCACTTTTTGAAAATTTTTGATCGCCATAACGATCTTGATAACCAAATTGCTAAAGCTGAGAGCGGTGAAGTACCGATGAGCGATGTTGAACTTGAAAATCTTAAAAAAGAAAAATTGTTGCTTAAAGACGAAGCGTATGCAATGATTATCGAATACAAAAAAGCCAATAACCTCTAA
- a CDS encoding GAF domain-containing protein — MISTTSYAALAEFGRSLLKRPTLSEGLPLISEYAKQVSGAERCSIFIYNQKIEMLWTTLADGVEKIMVHKDDGIVGSTLKEGKPILVNNPYEDDRFFHAVDNKTGFVTENIASIPIFDSNRHVIGVFQLLNKLGGFTREDAKFMIFFAHYISGYLELAMLFDDEATLLNKGIE, encoded by the coding sequence ATGATATCCACCACTTCGTATGCCGCACTGGCCGAATTTGGCCGTTCTTTGCTCAAGCGTCCGACACTTTCCGAGGGGCTGCCCCTGATCTCGGAGTATGCAAAACAAGTCAGCGGAGCTGAGAGATGCTCTATTTTTATCTATAACCAAAAAATCGAGATGCTCTGGACCACCCTAGCCGATGGTGTTGAAAAGATAATGGTTCACAAAGACGATGGCATTGTAGGAAGTACCCTTAAAGAGGGAAAACCTATTTTGGTGAACAACCCTTATGAGGATGATCGCTTTTTCCATGCTGTCGATAACAAAACCGGATTTGTAACGGAAAATATTGCCTCTATTCCTATTTTTGACTCCAATCGTCATGTTATCGGTGTCTTTCAGCTTCTGAATAAACTCGGTGGCTTTACCCGAGAAGATGCTAAATTTATGATTTTTTTCGCCCACTATATCAGCGGTTACTTAGAGCTTGCAATGCTATTCGATGATGAAGCGACACTACTCAACAAGGGGATAGAATGA
- a CDS encoding GAF domain-containing protein — MSLKIYERIADFGKRLSHLNHIEETLPSISEEAKAIVSAERCSIFIVDQSGGMLWTKLSDGIGRIAIGIDSGIVGDTVHKKTAQLVNNPYEDSRFLAKIDEKSGFVTRNILAVPIFNSRQEVIGVIQLLNKYHGDFTENDEGIMSFFANYISGTLELALLMEKK, encoded by the coding sequence ATGAGTTTAAAAATCTATGAACGAATCGCCGATTTCGGCAAACGGCTCAGTCATTTGAACCATATTGAAGAGACTTTGCCGTCAATATCCGAAGAAGCAAAAGCCATCGTCAGTGCAGAGCGGTGCTCTATTTTTATCGTGGATCAAAGCGGTGGAATGCTCTGGACAAAACTAAGTGATGGAATCGGCCGGATTGCGATCGGTATCGATTCGGGAATCGTCGGGGACACCGTTCATAAAAAAACAGCGCAACTCGTCAATAATCCGTATGAAGACAGCCGTTTTTTAGCCAAAATCGATGAAAAAAGTGGTTTCGTGACCCGAAATATCCTCGCTGTTCCCATCTTTAACTCGCGTCAAGAAGTAATCGGTGTCATTCAACTCCTCAATAAATACCACGGTGATTTTACTGAAAATGATGAAGGGATTATGAGCTTCTTTGCCAACTATATCAGCGGAACATTGGAATTGGCACTACTCATGGAGAAAAAATAA